From a region of the Pseudanabaena sp. ABRG5-3 genome:
- a CDS encoding tetratricopeptide repeat protein has product MLLTFIFYQYQTVYRLAGRNEEAIAAYDQALQIKPDDPSAYYNKACAYSLQNQIELALENLQKAIQLDPEKYRELAKTDSDFDNIRHDPRFQALIQ; this is encoded by the coding sequence TTGCTATTAACTTTTATCTTTTATCAATATCAAACAGTATATCGTTTAGCAGGCAGAAACGAAGAAGCGATCGCCGCCTATGACCAAGCCTTGCAAATCAAACCTGACGATCCAAGTGCTTACTACAACAAAGCCTGTGCTTATTCTCTTCAAAACCAGATTGAGCTTGCTTTAGAGAACTTGCAAAAAGCAATTCAACTCGATCCTGAGAAGTATCGCGAACTGGCAAAGACCGACTCAGATTTTGACAATATCCGCCATGATCCACGCTTTCAAGCCTTGATACAATAG
- a CDS encoding P-loop NTPase fold protein has product MLTNPLLQSNPMSQDLLTQIYNAFDPFQPLDAEKDQDLYVDFEKARGNAKVERDLGRKIERSQNKPLAQLYAGHRGTGKSTELLRLKKYLEERKCHVVYFAADEGDIDPEDAQYTDILIACTRHLLENLKQADRRIFLPWLEARWQDLIDLALTEIKFDDLKLEIGAKANSSVSELFAKLSTSIRAIPSERQKIREKLNAHTVTLLQTLQAFIADAKKKLPDGKEQLVVIVDNLDRIVPIRRADGRTNHEEIFIDRAEQLRGLGCHVIYTMPIAISIAYSRANDLANLYELEPSILTVIATNTPDGQPYTEGRQRLQDLIVKRVHRHAPDAKLFPDVFESESVLLRLCEMSGGHVRDLLRLVRTAFDAIDELPLTKEAVDRAITGTRDTYRRSVEEEKEWQVLAKVSRDKSLSGEATIYRKLLFSRCILQYAFLGANEHGEVDLQIWYDVHPLVRGVKQFDDAVKSIVMETQQISESNVPLDKIQIYGNNENVYVNIQEIKHPLLSADAELINVMDEAEKLYAQMIDAENYLEASLIARDIHQMYERVADSLKMKQDSDEYAEAIQWSSYWKIRQQTNERRIRSN; this is encoded by the coding sequence ATGCTGACAAATCCTCTCTTGCAATCTAACCCCATGTCTCAAGATCTGCTGACTCAGATTTATAACGCCTTTGACCCGTTTCAGCCTCTAGACGCTGAGAAGGATCAAGATCTCTATGTAGATTTTGAGAAGGCGAGGGGCAATGCTAAGGTCGAGAGGGACTTGGGGCGCAAAATCGAACGTAGCCAGAATAAGCCTCTGGCACAGCTATATGCAGGACATCGCGGCACGGGAAAATCAACTGAGTTATTACGGTTAAAGAAATATTTAGAAGAACGCAAGTGTCATGTGGTCTATTTTGCGGCAGATGAGGGAGATATCGATCCTGAAGATGCTCAGTATACGGATATTTTGATTGCTTGTACGCGGCATTTATTGGAAAATCTCAAGCAAGCTGATCGCCGCATCTTTTTGCCTTGGCTAGAAGCACGTTGGCAGGATTTAATTGATTTGGCTCTGACGGAAATCAAGTTTGATGATCTGAAATTAGAAATTGGGGCAAAAGCAAACAGCAGTGTATCTGAACTATTTGCCAAACTATCTACCAGTATTCGAGCCATTCCTAGCGAAAGACAAAAGATCCGCGAGAAGTTGAATGCTCATACGGTAACTTTGCTACAGACCTTGCAAGCGTTTATTGCCGATGCGAAGAAAAAGTTGCCTGATGGCAAAGAACAGTTAGTGGTGATTGTGGATAATTTGGATCGGATTGTACCAATTCGCCGAGCCGATGGACGCACCAATCATGAAGAGATATTTATTGATCGCGCTGAGCAGCTAAGGGGTTTGGGTTGTCATGTGATTTATACAATGCCCATTGCCATTTCCATTGCTTACTCTCGCGCTAACGATCTGGCTAATCTATATGAGCTTGAGCCTTCAATATTGACAGTTATTGCCACTAATACACCCGATGGACAGCCCTATACAGAAGGAAGACAAAGGTTGCAGGATTTGATTGTTAAGCGAGTTCATCGTCATGCACCTGATGCGAAACTCTTTCCTGATGTGTTTGAGAGCGAGTCGGTGTTGTTGCGGTTGTGCGAGATGAGTGGTGGTCATGTGCGCGATCTATTACGGTTGGTGCGAACTGCCTTTGATGCTATTGACGAGTTGCCTCTTACGAAGGAAGCGGTGGATCGAGCGATTACGGGAACGCGGGATACCTATCGGCGCTCGGTGGAAGAAGAGAAAGAATGGCAAGTATTGGCAAAGGTGTCGCGGGACAAGAGTTTGAGTGGTGAGGCGACGATCTATCGCAAGTTGCTGTTTAGTCGGTGCATTTTGCAATATGCCTTTTTGGGTGCGAATGAGCATGGTGAGGTGGACTTGCAGATCTGGTATGATGTGCATCCTTTAGTTCGCGGGGTTAAACAGTTTGATGATGCAGTTAAATCTATAGTCATGGAAACTCAACAAATTAGCGAATCTAATGTGCCTTTAGATAAGATTCAAATATATGGAAATAATGAAAATGTATATGTAAATATTCAGGAAATAAAACATCCATTACTGTCCGCAGATGCAGAACTAATTAATGTGATGGATGAAGCAGAAAAGTTATACGCTCAAATGATCGATGCAGAAAACTATCTTGAAGCAAGTCTAATCGCACGAGATATACATCAAATGTATGAAAGGGTCGCTGATTCATTAAAAATGAAGCAAGATAGTGACGAATATGCAGAGGCTATACAATGGTCTTCTTACTGGAAAATTCGCCAGCAAACCAACGAAAGAAGAATTAGGAGCAATTAA
- the sbcD gene encoding exonuclease subunit SbcD — protein MAIKVLHLSDIHLGSTTHGKVNPQTGLNTRLEDFVAALTICIDRAINEPADIVLFGGDAFPDATPPPLVQQAFAKQFRRLADAGIPTVLLVGNHDQHSQGIGGASLAIYRSLAVPNFTVGDTIATHRIATNAGDIQIITLPWITRSTLLTKSETEGFSMSEVSQFLIDRLQVVLEGEIRQLDSKLPTILLAHVMVDTATYGAERFLAAGKGFTIPLSMLTREAFDYVALGHVHRHQILATQPLVVYPGSIERVDFGEENESKGYCWLEVEKGNVKFEFCPIPTRAFRTMEVDVTQSEDPQGKLLKAIQKGKIDNAIARLIYKIKAEQLALIDDRILHEAMESAHNYSLIPEVVSQNPRTRLPDLSTAEALDPMTALRTYLSTREDLKNLEPAMLNAAQELLSEIGLGMDGIDPAPESAQSSQLVISFE, from the coding sequence ATGGCTATAAAAGTTTTACATCTCTCCGATATCCATCTCGGCAGCACGACTCATGGCAAAGTCAATCCTCAAACAGGACTGAACACCCGCCTAGAGGACTTTGTAGCGGCTCTGACCATCTGTATCGATCGCGCAATTAACGAACCTGCTGATATCGTTCTCTTTGGTGGTGATGCCTTCCCTGATGCCACACCACCACCATTAGTCCAGCAAGCCTTCGCCAAACAATTTCGCCGCCTCGCCGATGCAGGAATTCCCACAGTGCTATTGGTGGGCAATCATGACCAACATTCACAGGGGATTGGCGGCGCGAGTCTAGCCATCTATCGCAGTCTTGCTGTGCCGAACTTCACCGTCGGCGACACGATCGCTACCCATCGCATTGCCACCAATGCAGGCGATATCCAGATTATTACGTTACCTTGGATCACGCGATCGACATTGCTTACGAAGTCCGAAACAGAAGGATTTTCCATGAGTGAAGTCAGTCAATTTCTGATCGATCGCTTACAAGTAGTTCTCGAAGGCGAAATCCGTCAACTCGATTCTAAATTGCCGACGATTTTATTAGCCCATGTGATGGTGGATACCGCAACCTATGGCGCAGAGCGATTTCTCGCCGCAGGCAAAGGCTTCACAATTCCCCTATCAATGCTCACCCGTGAAGCCTTTGACTATGTGGCTCTCGGTCATGTACATCGCCATCAAATTCTTGCCACGCAACCACTTGTAGTTTATCCAGGGAGCATTGAGCGTGTAGATTTTGGAGAAGAGAATGAATCCAAGGGCTATTGTTGGCTAGAAGTAGAAAAGGGGAATGTAAAGTTTGAATTTTGTCCGATTCCCACTCGCGCTTTTCGGACGATGGAAGTTGATGTTACTCAATCCGAAGATCCGCAGGGGAAATTACTCAAGGCGATTCAGAAAGGAAAAATCGATAATGCGATCGCTCGTTTAATCTACAAAATCAAAGCCGAACAATTAGCCCTGATTGACGATCGCATTTTGCATGAAGCAATGGAAAGCGCCCATAACTATTCACTGATTCCTGAAGTCGTTAGCCAAAATCCGCGCACCCGTCTGCCTGATCTCAGTACCGCCGAGGCGCTCGATCCGATGACTGCTTTGAGAACCTATCTCAGTACTCGCGAAGACCTCAAAAATCTCGAACCTGCAATGCTCAATGCCGCCCAAGAGTTACTTAGCGAGATTGGTTTGGGCATGGATGGTATCGATCCTGCACCTGAATCAGCCCAATCTAGTCAATTGGTGATAAGTTTCGAGTAA
- a CDS encoding TatD family hydrolase, with the protein MFIDFHTHRDRQAYNLINLQTLHGTAELRSAELPQICSLGLHPWFVKSSSWQEAWGNLEVLAKLPQVIAIGECGLDRQITLPIDLQIEIFQKHIHLAESLRKPLVIHCVKAFAELIVLKKNNKTSIPWVIHGFHKKIEVFQQLLKHDFYFSFGAAILSDRSPVIQAIANIPDGRFLLETDDRQDISIEQIYDRAATLRQVSLETLQTQLLETYHQLTRLG; encoded by the coding sequence ATGTTTATTGACTTCCATACCCATCGAGATCGCCAAGCCTATAACCTCATTAATTTGCAGACTCTGCATGGGACTGCTGAATTGCGAAGTGCAGAGTTGCCGCAGATTTGTAGTTTGGGTCTGCATCCTTGGTTTGTGAAATCGTCATCTTGGCAAGAAGCTTGGGGAAACCTTGAAGTCTTAGCAAAATTGCCGCAGGTAATTGCGATCGGGGAATGTGGACTCGATCGCCAAATTACATTACCTATAGATTTGCAAATTGAAATTTTTCAGAAACATATTCACCTTGCCGAATCATTGCGGAAGCCTCTAGTAATTCATTGTGTTAAAGCCTTTGCTGAATTGATTGTACTTAAGAAGAATAATAAAACTTCTATCCCTTGGGTTATTCATGGCTTTCATAAAAAGATAGAAGTCTTTCAGCAGTTGCTCAAGCATGATTTTTACTTCTCTTTTGGGGCTGCAATTTTAAGCGATCGCTCTCCTGTGATTCAGGCGATCGCTAATATTCCCGATGGCAGATTTCTCCTCGAAACCGATGATCGTCAGGATATAAGTATCGAACAAATTTACGATCGCGCTGCTACTTTGCGTCAAGTGTCCCTCGAAACTCTGCAAACGCAATTACTCGAAACTTATCACCAATTGACTAGATTGGGCTGA
- the purM gene encoding phosphoribosylformylglycinamidine cyclo-ligase, whose product MDYRQAGVDIEAGRTFVEKIRDSVARTHRAGVLGDLGGFGGCFEIPAGYRQPVLVSGTDGVGTKLKIAQAANKHDTIGIDLVAMCVNDVLTSGAEPLFFLDYLATGKLEPDQLAEVVKGIADGCQLAGCALLGGETAEMPGFYGIGEYDAAGFCVAIAEKSEMLNGTQVNIGDVVIGLASSGIHSNGYSLVRKIIETKGYSWGAKLAISPETADLTLAEVFLTPTQIYVKPVLAALKADLGIHGLAHITGGGLPENLPRCLGEGQAVQITRNSWQIPPLFQWLQAQGEVPESDMFNTFNMGIGLAVVVDPQKADQAIAYFQAQGFTTNRIGEVIAGERSLIFV is encoded by the coding sequence TTGGATTATCGTCAGGCGGGTGTAGATATTGAAGCAGGTCGCACCTTCGTGGAAAAAATTCGAGATTCAGTGGCAAGAACCCATCGCGCAGGTGTATTAGGCGATCTCGGTGGTTTTGGTGGCTGTTTTGAAATTCCTGCTGGTTATCGGCAACCCGTTCTGGTTTCAGGTACGGACGGAGTTGGCACAAAGCTCAAAATTGCTCAAGCTGCTAATAAGCACGACACGATCGGCATCGATCTCGTAGCCATGTGTGTGAACGATGTGCTGACCTCTGGAGCTGAGCCATTATTTTTCTTGGATTATCTAGCCACAGGCAAGCTCGAACCCGATCAACTCGCCGAAGTAGTTAAGGGGATCGCTGATGGTTGCCAATTAGCAGGTTGTGCCTTACTTGGTGGCGAAACTGCGGAAATGCCTGGATTTTATGGTATCGGCGAATATGATGCGGCGGGATTTTGTGTGGCGATCGCTGAAAAATCAGAAATGCTCAATGGTACACAGGTGAATATCGGTGATGTGGTCATCGGTCTAGCCAGTTCGGGTATCCATAGCAATGGTTACAGCCTTGTCCGTAAGATCATCGAAACTAAAGGTTACAGTTGGGGCGCGAAGTTAGCCATTTCTCCAGAAACCGCAGACTTAACCCTAGCCGAAGTATTCCTCACGCCGACACAGATTTACGTCAAACCCGTTTTAGCTGCCCTCAAAGCTGATTTAGGCATTCATGGGCTTGCCCACATCACAGGTGGCGGCTTACCCGAAAATCTTCCTCGTTGTCTCGGTGAAGGTCAAGCCGTGCAGATTACTCGCAATAGCTGGCAAATTCCGCCACTATTCCAATGGCTACAAGCGCAAGGTGAAGTTCCAGAATCCGATATGTTCAATACCTTTAATATGGGGATCGGACTAGCTGTAGTCGTTGATCCCCAAAAAGCAGATCAGGCGATCGCCTATTTTCAAGCCCAAGGATTTACCACCAATCGCATCGGTGAAGTCATTGCAGGCGAGCGATCGCTAATCTTCGTGTAA
- the proC gene encoding pyrroline-5-carboxylate reductase yields the protein MKFQLGLVGGGVMGEAILSRLIASNIYSPSDICVSDPMPERRDLLAKKYGVQTTPNNLVAAEAEIMLLAVKPQSLNAAAIGLADSPAPCVVSILAGVTLAQLEAMFPSKSIIRAMPNTPAQVGAGVTAIAANALATSEHLGLARKIFSAVGTVVEVAESLMNAVTGLSGSGPAYVAVMIEAMADGGVAAGLPRAIALQLATQTVLGTAQLITETKLHPAQLKDQVTSPAGTTIAAIAQLEKAGLRSAMIEAVLAATRRADELGK from the coding sequence TTGAAATTTCAACTTGGTCTAGTCGGTGGCGGCGTGATGGGTGAGGCAATTTTGTCTCGTCTGATTGCCAGTAATATTTACTCACCATCCGATATTTGTGTTAGCGATCCGATGCCAGAGCGTCGCGATCTCCTCGCAAAAAAATATGGCGTACAGACTACGCCCAATAATTTAGTTGCTGCTGAAGCAGAGATAATGCTGTTAGCAGTTAAGCCTCAGTCGTTAAACGCGGCTGCGATTGGTCTAGCTGATTCTCCTGCACCTTGTGTTGTGTCGATTTTAGCTGGTGTAACTTTGGCTCAGTTAGAGGCGATGTTTCCCTCTAAGTCAATTATCCGAGCAATGCCAAATACACCCGCTCAGGTAGGTGCAGGAGTAACTGCGATCGCGGCAAATGCCTTGGCGACAAGTGAGCATCTAGGGTTAGCCCGAAAGATTTTTAGTGCAGTTGGCACGGTGGTAGAAGTTGCCGAGTCGCTGATGAATGCTGTGACTGGACTATCAGGTTCAGGTCCCGCCTATGTGGCAGTGATGATTGAAGCTATGGCAGATGGTGGGGTTGCCGCAGGTTTGCCCAGAGCGATCGCATTACAACTTGCGACCCAAACAGTTTTAGGAACGGCTCAATTAATTACAGAAACGAAGCTCCATCCCGCGCAGTTAAAGGATCAAGTGACGAGTCCTGCGGGTACAACGATTGCGGCGATCGCTCAGTTAGAAAAAGCAGGCTTGCGTTCCGCTATGATAGAAGCCGTACTTGCGGCAACTCGTCGTGCTGATGAGCTAGGCAAATAG
- a CDS encoding cell division protein SepF — protein MGIFTKLKDFVGLSEAQEYEYEYDEASSREYQDIYQEENGAIAAPEPEEPQTRRTRERPTTLRATSDGMSNVIGMPGATNGLSQVMVMEPRSFEEMPQAIQALRERKSVVLNLTMMDPDQAQRAVDFVAGGTYALDGHQERIGDSIFLFAPSCVQVTSQSSVLNDAPMPQPRVRPTAAPAPAWSAEAPVSRFAQ, from the coding sequence ATGGGAATTTTTACAAAGCTCAAGGATTTTGTTGGTTTGTCTGAAGCTCAAGAGTACGAATATGAGTACGATGAAGCCTCTAGCCGTGAATACCAAGACATTTACCAAGAAGAAAATGGTGCGATCGCTGCCCCAGAACCAGAAGAGCCACAAACTCGCCGCACCCGTGAACGTCCTACAACATTAAGAGCAACTTCTGACGGTATGAGCAATGTAATTGGTATGCCTGGCGCAACAAATGGTTTGTCCCAAGTGATGGTAATGGAGCCTCGCAGCTTTGAAGAAATGCCTCAAGCCATCCAAGCATTGCGTGAGCGCAAATCAGTTGTACTGAACCTCACCATGATGGATCCTGATCAAGCACAGCGTGCTGTTGACTTTGTTGCAGGCGGAACCTATGCCCTCGATGGTCATCAAGAACGTATTGGCGATAGCATTTTCCTCTTTGCCCCTTCCTGTGTTCAAGTTACTTCGCAGTCTTCTGTACTCAATGATGCTCCTATGCCTCAGCCTCGTGTACGTCCAACTGCGGCTCCCGCTCCTGCATGGTCTGCTGAAGCCCCTGTAAGCCGTTTCGCACAATAA
- a CDS encoding prohibitin family protein — protein MSFVVSAIASLVSILVFFNSKRLVDHRVTQLVIKAIAGLIALATGINALSRLLVVIPAGSIGVEDFQGKVSDRPLTAGIHAINPFADVVQFSTRLRDLKEEIAATSKEGLAIGIDVSIQYRIDPVKAASIYQNIGLEEREILISRFRSISREIVSGYTAEAVYATKREEVSLKLAEKLRSQLAPLGFIVDEALLRNVKIPETLQVAIQQRLKAEQETLQMKFILEKETQEAERKRIEAKGSADAQKILAEGLTPAVLQLRQIEATEKLAQSQNSKLVILGNNQSPPLILPVDREASRVSAPTQP, from the coding sequence ATGTCATTTGTCGTTTCGGCGATCGCCTCATTAGTATCGATACTTGTATTTTTTAATAGCAAACGTTTAGTTGATCATCGTGTCACCCAACTAGTAATCAAAGCGATCGCAGGGTTAATCGCCTTAGCCACAGGCATAAATGCTTTGAGTCGTCTATTGGTGGTCATACCTGCGGGAAGTATCGGTGTTGAAGATTTTCAGGGCAAAGTTAGCGATCGCCCTTTAACCGCAGGGATTCATGCCATTAACCCCTTTGCTGATGTGGTGCAATTTTCAACAAGATTACGCGATCTCAAAGAAGAAATTGCCGCAACTTCTAAAGAGGGCTTAGCCATAGGAATTGATGTCAGCATTCAATACCGCATTGATCCTGTCAAAGCCGCAAGTATTTATCAAAACATTGGCTTAGAAGAGAGGGAAATCCTAATCTCACGCTTTCGGTCAATTTCACGGGAAATCGTCTCTGGTTATACAGCCGAAGCGGTATATGCGACCAAACGGGAAGAAGTTAGCTTGAAGCTTGCCGAAAAACTGCGATCGCAACTTGCCCCCCTTGGTTTCATTGTCGATGAGGCTCTCCTCCGCAATGTCAAAATTCCTGAAACCTTGCAGGTCGCAATTCAGCAAAGACTTAAGGCAGAGCAAGAAACTTTGCAGATGAAATTTATTTTAGAAAAAGAGACGCAAGAAGCAGAACGCAAGCGCATCGAAGCCAAAGGTAGTGCAGATGCTCAAAAAATTCTAGCGGAGGGGTTAACACCTGCGGTCTTGCAATTGCGTCAGATTGAGGCAACCGAAAAACTAGCACAATCTCAAAACTCTAAACTCGTAATTCTGGGAAATAATCAGAGTCCACCTTTAATTTTGCCTGTTGATCGTGAAGCTAGTAGGGTTTCTGCACCAACGCAACCATAA
- a CDS encoding LdpA C-terminal domain-containing domain, with product MEIEALRSRQWFKLICGASYQHLPAIRHLALIYTLAGADCIDMAPDPATIAAAREGIAAAMDLGATRSPLVMVSFNDGEDPHFRKAVFDPELCPTDCSRPCEKVCPTTAIKFGNDYNGVISNLCYGCGRCLPLCPVQIIHTRKQVYVPEDIFDEVLNHKVDAIEIHTQPNRTQEFAAFWQRLSPIIPKLQLMAVSFPDCENLRDYLMSLIAGMQPQPRSLIWQTDGRPMSGDIGDGATRAALQLGRKVLDFQLPLGFVQLAGGTNASTVPKLRQADIPVAGVAYGSYARKIVMDFLEDSGAEIPDRLEEKSCLLWQAVAIAKQLVSQIKQN from the coding sequence ATGGAAATCGAAGCTTTGCGATCGCGCCAGTGGTTTAAGCTCATTTGTGGTGCGAGTTATCAACATTTACCTGCAATACGGCATTTAGCGCTGATCTATACCTTGGCGGGAGCTGATTGTATTGATATGGCTCCAGACCCTGCCACCATTGCCGCAGCTAGAGAGGGAATTGCGGCGGCAATGGATCTAGGCGCGACGCGATCACCTTTGGTGATGGTTAGTTTTAATGATGGCGAAGACCCCCATTTTCGGAAAGCAGTTTTTGATCCTGAACTTTGTCCAACGGACTGCTCAAGACCTTGTGAGAAAGTATGTCCCACCACAGCAATTAAATTTGGGAATGATTACAATGGGGTTATCTCTAATCTTTGTTATGGGTGCGGTCGTTGTTTGCCGCTATGTCCAGTGCAGATTATTCACACTCGCAAACAGGTTTATGTCCCTGAAGATATTTTTGATGAAGTACTTAACCACAAAGTTGATGCGATCGAAATTCATACACAGCCCAACCGCACTCAAGAATTTGCTGCATTTTGGCAACGCCTAAGTCCGATTATCCCCAAGCTCCAATTGATGGCGGTCAGTTTCCCCGATTGCGAAAATTTACGGGATTATCTCATGTCGCTAATCGCAGGAATGCAACCTCAGCCGCGATCGCTAATCTGGCAAACCGATGGCAGACCCATGAGTGGTGATATCGGTGATGGGGCAACAAGGGCCGCCCTGCAACTGGGGCGCAAAGTATTGGACTTTCAGCTACCCCTTGGCTTTGTGCAACTCGCAGGCGGAACCAATGCCAGCACCGTTCCTAAACTCCGCCAAGCGGACATTCCCGTCGCGGGAGTCGCCTATGGCAGCTATGCTCGGAAAATCGTGATGGATTTTCTCGAAGATTCGGGGGCAGAAATTCCCGATCGCCTTGAAGAGAAATCTTGTCTACTCTGGCAAGCCGTAGCGATCGCCAAACAATTAGTTTCCCAAATCAAACAAAACTGA
- a CDS encoding R3H domain-containing nucleic acid-binding protein: protein MDSIRKQVTDNLEQLLDILPPRIKNSLELCGGLEQLVEIVMDLGRLPEARYFDSTKYLTDDPITKEDLAHCVKQVGEFGGDNRAGIERTLHRISAIRNRKGEIIGLTCRVGRAVYGTIAMIRDLVETGKSILLLGKPGMGKTTALREIARVLADDLNKRVVIIDSSNEIAGDGDIPHPAIGRARRMQVSQPELQHQVMIEAVENHMPEVIVIDEIGTELEALAARTIAERGVQLVGTAHGNQLANLIKNPTLSDLIGGIQSVTLGDEEMRRRGLPQKSILERKAQPTFDIAVEMWERYRWAVHSDVAGTIDMLLRDRDPGRQIRSVSDGGEVTTTEEKPKNPEVMRNPAVKGWRATGKLKPIPLDPQVQMRSEVTNLSSKISQTSVAEINESSDEDVEEFSDIASYNAIQERFGTLYVYLYGVSRHQTEQVIQSINLPIEVTKDLDEADIVLALRSQIRTSSKVRQVAEARQIPIHAIKTSTLPQINRALRRILHIDESPADTITDLNMFAYGDSEDEIEALEETRLAVEQIVIPKGQPVELLPRSSVIRRMQHELVEHYQLRSESYGSEPNRRLRIFPNS from the coding sequence ATGGACTCCATCCGCAAGCAAGTTACCGACAACCTCGAACAACTCCTCGATATTCTGCCACCACGCATCAAAAATAGTCTTGAACTCTGCGGCGGGTTAGAACAACTTGTCGAAATTGTGATGGACTTGGGCAGGCTGCCAGAAGCAAGGTATTTTGACAGTACTAAATATTTAACCGATGACCCGATTACCAAAGAAGATTTAGCGCATTGTGTCAAACAGGTGGGGGAATTTGGCGGCGATAATCGTGCAGGTATTGAGCGCACCCTCCACCGCATCAGTGCCATCCGCAACCGCAAAGGCGAAATTATTGGCTTAACCTGTCGCGTCGGTCGCGCCGTCTATGGCACGATCGCTATGATTCGTGACCTCGTGGAAACAGGCAAATCAATTTTATTGCTCGGTAAACCGGGGATGGGCAAAACTACGGCTCTCCGCGAAATTGCCCGTGTCCTTGCCGATGACCTCAATAAACGGGTGGTAATTATCGACTCATCCAATGAAATCGCAGGTGATGGCGATATCCCCCATCCTGCGATCGGTCGGGCGCGACGGATGCAAGTCTCCCAGCCCGAATTGCAGCACCAAGTGATGATCGAGGCAGTAGAAAACCACATGCCCGAAGTGATCGTCATCGATGAAATTGGTACAGAACTCGAAGCTCTCGCCGCCAGAACGATCGCTGAGCGTGGTGTGCAGTTAGTCGGCACAGCCCACGGCAATCAACTCGCCAATTTAATTAAAAATCCTACACTTTCGGACTTAATCGGCGGGATTCAGTCCGTCACCCTCGGTGATGAAGAAATGCGTCGGCGTGGCTTGCCCCAAAAGAGTATTCTCGAACGCAAAGCCCAACCCACCTTTGATATTGCCGTGGAAATGTGGGAGCGTTACCGTTGGGCAGTGCATAGTGATGTCGCAGGAACCATTGATATGCTCCTACGCGATCGCGACCCCGGTCGGCAAATTCGCTCCGTCAGTGATGGGGGCGAAGTAACCACCACCGAGGAAAAGCCTAAAAATCCTGAAGTAATGCGTAATCCTGCGGTCAAGGGTTGGCGGGCAACGGGCAAGCTCAAACCCATCCCCCTCGATCCACAGGTACAGATGCGTTCTGAGGTCACGAATTTGAGCAGCAAAATTAGTCAGACATCAGTAGCAGAAATCAACGAATCTAGCGATGAAGATGTAGAAGAATTTAGCGATATTGCCTCCTATAACGCCATCCAAGAGAGATTTGGCACACTCTATGTCTATCTCTATGGAGTCAGTCGCCATCAAACAGAGCAGGTAATTCAATCAATTAATTTACCGATCGAAGTTACCAAGGATCTTGATGAAGCGGATATTGTGTTGGCTTTGCGATCGCAAATTCGTACTAGTTCCAAAGTGCGCCAAGTTGCCGAGGCTCGTCAAATTCCGATTCACGCAATTAAAACCAGCACCCTACCTCAAATCAATCGTGCGCTCAGACGGATCTTGCATATCGATGAAAGCCCTGCCGATACAATTACTGATCTAAATATGTTTGCCTATGGCGACTCCGAGGACGAAATCGAAGCCCTCGAAGAAACCCGTCTCGCCGTTGAGCAAATCGTCATTCCTAAAGGTCAGCCCGTCGAGTTACTCCCCCGCTCATCGGTAATTCGCCGAATGCAGCATGAACTCGTCGAACATTATCAATTGCGATCGGAAAGTTACGGCTCCGAACCCAATCGTCGTTTACGCATCTTTCCAAATTCATAA
- the pyrE gene encoding orotate phosphoribosyltransferase, producing the protein MEHSNREKLLALFCRLAYKSGDFTLSSGQKSTYYINGKLVTLHPFGGLWTGQVLLSKLPEGTGAVAGLTLGADPIVSAVSVVSAYENKPIPALIIRKQPKGHGTGAWIEGPELAPNTNVVVLEDVVTTGQSALFAVEKLRDAGYTVTHVLTLVDRQQGGAELYAKEGLQFGAVFDIGEIQSYAKGIS; encoded by the coding sequence GTGGAACATTCAAATCGCGAAAAATTACTAGCCCTGTTTTGCCGTCTTGCTTATAAAAGTGGCGACTTTACCTTATCGTCTGGTCAAAAAAGTACTTATTACATTAATGGCAAGTTGGTGACATTACATCCCTTTGGGGGATTATGGACAGGTCAGGTTTTATTGTCCAAGTTACCAGAGGGAACGGGGGCAGTGGCAGGTTTGACATTAGGTGCTGATCCGATCGTGAGTGCAGTTAGCGTCGTCTCTGCTTACGAAAACAAACCAATTCCTGCTTTGATCATCCGAAAACAACCAAAAGGACATGGGACAGGGGCATGGATTGAGGGGCCAGAACTTGCGCCTAATACCAATGTGGTAGTGCTAGAGGATGTGGTGACAACAGGGCAATCAGCTTTATTTGCGGTCGAAAAATTGCGTGATGCAGGTTATACCGTGACCCATGTATTAACACTGGTCGATCGCCAACAGGGTGGGGCTGAGCTGTACGCGAAGGAAGGCTTACAATTTGGTGCAGTATTCGATATTGGTGAAATTCAAAGCTATGCAAAAGGGATAAGTTAA